GGCCGGCAGGATCACGCCGAGGCCCTCGTGGAAGGCGTACCAGCTGCCGACGGACAGCACGAGGCCGACGAGGACGTCACGTACGAGCGTGCGGCTGCCGAGCGACCACGCCGACCCGGCGAACAGGATCGCGCCGCTGATCGCCCAGCCGAGGAAGGACACCGTCAGGACGGTGACCATCAGCACCCCGACCAGCTTGAGCACGGTGACCCAGTCGGCGGGCTGCCGCAGGTCGACGTCCTCGCCTCCCTCGGCCTCGGGCACGTCGCCGCGGAGGGTGACGAGGGCGAGCAGC
This genomic interval from Nocardioides palaemonis contains the following:
- a CDS encoding tripartite tricarboxylate transporter TctB family protein; its protein translation is MSTPLDTRPTSTDGTAPPERDLAQLGLAAALVLVGAYTFYDATTLRIGFGDPVGPRVFPYVIGTGTVLLGVLLALVTLRGDVPEAEGGEDVDLRQPADWVTVLKLVGVLMVTVLTVSFLGWAISGAILFAGSAWSLGSRTLVRDVLVGLVLSVGSWYAFHEGLGVILPAGILDGVL